TATCTGCGGAACCGCAGGATAGATACTGTTTCGACTATTATTGAGTAGCATGTCAGAATATGAAATAggtattataatttattttcaagGCTTACCATCGTAAAATGTCTTAACTATGTATGAGGACAATCTATTTCGCAGGCACCGACGCTCCGCGGGGATGAACAGAGTCGATGTACTTTGTGACAATAAATAGTGGGACATTCACCGTCGGGTGAGATCATTAAGGCCCGCCTTCGTATGGGCCAACATTGGCATTTTTAGAAACCTACATACTACGCGATTTGCAGGCATTGGCAATAATTCAATAGAGTACGAGATGGTGCCATTCGATTGAAGATATTTTTTTGGCAAATAATATTGTAAACCAACACGTAAATTTCCCTGCCAGAACCAGACGCCGAATGCCATGCAGCATATATATCCAACACTTCATGTATAGTAAAAGTACAAGCCTCAAAAGCACACCTAAGCCATCGCTTTCCTCGCCTTCACTGATACTGTCCAGTCCTCATTCTTAAGCGGTTTGGGTTTGCTTCCATTGCTTTTTGATGTCTGTTAAGTCATGAGTTGTTAAATTCGGGCCTCATCAACATGGTGGTACAAAGTCACATACTCTCAACACAGTGTGGGCACAAAACATGCGCACGCTTTATTTGACCGCATCCAGGGCAGGTGTTGAGGCTTTTGACATCCTTCAAAGCCTTGCCAGCCATCTGTCTATGACGTTTCTTCATGTGggatgttttctttttcggtaCGGCTCGAAGTACAGAGTCCCAGACATCGGACAGGAGTTCCGGTATATTCAACGACAATGCGGCAGGTTTCAAAAGGGTGCGAGAAAAACCGAGGGAAGTCTGCCCGGAAGTCTGCCAGATTCGAGACCATCGTCCTCCGACGAAAGATATAGCTTCGGAGGCCATGAAAATACGGGGCAGAATCTGCGAGGTGGGGGTAAATGAAAGCGACCGCAGTGCCATATTGCCCAAGTATGGGGGTAGATCTGCTGTAATGACGGCAATTGAAGGGAGTTGGGCGTATCTAATATCAAAAAATTATGCCGCTGGAAAGTAAAGCTACCCGCCGACATTGCGGGTTTGCTGACTTGAGTCCGGAGATTGACCTAATCCCGAAGCAGACTAGTGGCCCCCTGAGAGCGCAACAACAGTTAAAGGGGCCCATACCAGTGATGGTCTGCATCTCTCCATCTCTAGCAACTTGGGGATAGCAAACTTATCTTTCAAGCACTAGACCTTCTTGATGGTCTAACTTGTGTTTGATCTTTCAGTCGTCACATTCACTCCCATTGATCCGGTCGGCTGCTCGCTGAAGATAACCCGCGATCAACCTCCTCGTTCTCTCTCCACCATGGCTACCACTGCTACCTCGACCTCGACCACCCCGGCTACCGTTTTCCCTCGCAGCCATGTTGGTTTCGACAGCATCACCTCCCAGATTGAAAGGAAGCTCCTCAAGCGCGGTTTCCAGTTTAACGTGATGTGTGTTGGTAGGGGCTCCTTGATCTACTTGTGTATAGAAAACCATTGACCGTCAAACTGACTGCTGGGAAAGGCCAGACGGGTCTTGGAAAGTCTACCTTGATTAACACTATCTTTGCTTCCCACTTGATTGACTCGAAGGGTCGTCTGACTCCCAACGAACCTGTCCGCTCCACCACGGAAATTCAGACCGTCTCCCATAGTAAGTCAACGTCGCCCATTCATGCAGAAGGTACCCCGTTAATATTCAGCAACTAGTTATTGAGGAAAATGGCGTACGTCTCCGGCTAAACATCGTTGACACCCCTGGATACGGTGATCAAGTTAATAATGATAGATGGTATATGACGCTCCTCTCATATTCGCGTTGGTCAAGCTAATCCCTCACCAGCTGGGACCCCATTGTGAAATACATCAAGGACCAACATTCCGCGTACCTCCGAAAGGAGCTTACCGCTCAGCGTGACCGTTATATCCAAGATACCCGTATTCACTgctgcttgttcttcattcAACCATCCGGCCATGCGTAAGATCTAAAGCCTCTGGAGTTGGCGAGATATGACCGAGCTAACTATACTCTAGCCTCAAGCCCATTGACATCGTCGTTTTAAAGAAGCTATCTGATGTTGTCAATGTTGTTCCTGTAATTGCCAAGGCCGATTCACTTACTCTCGAGGAACGTCAGACGTTCAAGGAAAGAATCAAGGAGGAGTTTGCTTTTCACAACTTGAAGATGTACCCGTATGATAACGACGAGCTCGATGACGAGGAGCGCGCGGTCAATGCCCAAATCAAGGTCTGTACCTCTCTGATACGTGTACTCAATCAGCCTCTGATGTATAAGCAGGACATTATTCCATTTGCTGTGGTTGGCAGTGAGAGAACTATAGTTGTCAATGGTCAACAGGTTCGCGGCCGACAGAACCGCTGGGGTGTTATCaatgtggaggatgagaatcaCTGTGAATTTGTATACCTGAGAAACTTCCTCACTCGCACCCATCTCCAGGACCTCATTGAGACAACAAGCCAGATCCACTACGAGACCTTCCGTGCTAAGCAGCTTCTTGCTCTGAAGGAGAGCAGTGCAGCGGGAGGTCACAGTGGTGGCAGCCGGCCCATCAGCCCCTCGGCCGACAGGGAGCTCAGCCGCAATTCTCAACGGATGACCATGAATGGCTATTAACGGCGCACGAGAGCGTCAAGGATAGATCTCAATGCTCCATGGAGTAAGCCGTCCATACCAGTTGTTTCCATACATAGGTGCACATGCAGACAACTTAGGGGCAGTGTCGAGCATCccttcatcttttctttttacttcaTACATAACTCCACTTTTATACCAGCATGTTCTTACAGATATCCTTTTAACTTCTGATTTACTCTTGGCTTACTTCGTTGCCTATTTTGCTATCCCCAGCACGGGAAGCGGGTGCCTCTATTCCGTTTTCTACAATTGAGATTGTCATTGCAGACCAGAAAGCGGCTAGCAATGATAGCGCTGGCATCATTTTTATTGTCTCATGTACTTAAATTCCTTAATTATCATTACTCCATGAGGGAAATACAGTTGATACAACGCAAAGGTGCCGCTGGATAATGCATTATAAACAATAGGGTCAATCACCGTCCATAACGTTGCCAGTTCTGCAATATCTCGTCAATCATGACAATCCTTGGACAAGACCCGATTTTATCCTGTAAACTGGCCGATTATTGCTCAGCGCCGAATCTACCATCGTCGACAATCCAGTCCCTCAACTCAGTATAGGCTTTTTCCAAATCATCATTGACGACTATCTTGTTATGTGCGCCGGGCTCCTTAGCATACTCGAGTTCATTTTTGGCCTGTGCTAAGCGTTTACTGCCAAAGTTGCGGTCAATACCTTCTTGCCTATAACAGGTGAGAGGCGACCCTTCCGATGCAACTCACCTCAAGCTCTCTTCGGACTCAGTGCCTCTACCTCGCAATCTCCGTTCTAGCTCTTCAACCGACGGCGGCGCGAGAAACATAAAGCGAGCGTTCAGGTCAGTACGCTTCACTTGCTTCACGCCCTGTTCAAATAAAGCCATCAATCAGTATGACTTTCTCGACATAGTGTTCATCTTCCGTGAAGCTTATGTGTTTTGATGTCCGTGGCAACATATAGATTCAATTACCTCCATCTCAATGTCGAGGATGCAAATCCTACCCTTCTTGGCAATATCTTTCACGGCCTGGACACTGGTACCATAGTGGTTCCCTCCAAACTGCGCATGTTCAATGAACCCATTTTTGCTCACAAGGTCCAGGAAGTCCGCTTTGGTTGTGAAATAATATTCGCGCCCATGCTGCTCACCCGGTCGTGGAGCTCTGGTGGTGTCTGCACTAGGCAAGCAATGGTTAGCTTATAGAAAGTGAGACATAGAATTGTTTTTtaaaaaccaaaaagaacgAGGACGGACGCGAAACAGAAAACCCAAAGGTATCGGGATAATCAGCAAACAGTCGTTTGAGTAGAGTTGATTTCCCAGCACCAGAGGGGCCCGATACCACTACTGGGCGAAACTTTTGCACTATATACAGGTCAGTATCTTGGTTAATTCACGCGCGTTAAGTGGTATGCGCTAACGGGATCCAGCAGTGGTTGACATTGTCAATACTGAGCGGCGAGTGAACAACTGGAAACGTCCACTGTAAATATGCAAGGTTATACGAGACTTTGAAAAGCCTTGCATAAACAGGAAGCCACAGGGAAAAGCTGGAAACGAAGGCTAGAAGACCCTAAAGAATTGCCGCGTTTTGAGTCAGAAGATAAATTATGTAAAGGCGGTGACCACAGAACTACGGCAAACACCACAAACAGGAAACAACTGCTATTAATCCGGTCATAAACAAATAATTAGAAGTACAAGATCCGATAAGGTCCTGCTTATCATATAGCTCACGGAGGACTATACTAACAAGTCCTTGACATAGTATATGTGAGCAGCAACGTATGTAGATAAGACACGGCTTTCAAGGCTTTGGTTGTGTATATTCCTGCGTAGCCTGAGACTCCTGCTCGAGAAAGTTGGACCAAAGCTCCGCCAGCGACTCCTTGTTTGAGTTCCCATTATCTAAGAATTCAGTAGCCAGAGTTGGGGTGCTAGGGGTACGATGGATAGGTGTACTTGGGACTCTAAGCTTGTTGGAGGTACTTGAGGTTCCTGGGCGTGCTAGACCGGCCTGTTCACGCTGTTCTGATGCAGATTGTCAGCTCTCGTCTCCGAGTAAGGGGAATCAAAAATAACATCACATACCATCTGTCCAACCTAAAAGAGCTGCAATAAGTTGCAATATCTGAAATTTCTTTGGGTCTGACCgatcaagagcaagaaaatgCAGAAAGTGGTTCGTCACAATATGCCTAACAGGAATCGTCAGCAGGTGTCAAAAAAGCTACTGAGGAGCTTCTCTGGTATGGTAAGTCTTGCCTGTCAACGTTGTCCTCAGGCTTCCCTTTTTTGAGAAATCTCAAGGCCTTAGTCAAGTGATCGTTCAGCGTCACAGCCTCATGTCTAAGTTTACCAATGAGGAggttcttttcctttacttctttttcaaaCGGCCTCACTCGCTCCAGTTCTTTCTGGGCACTTCCGAGAGCTTTATCAGCGTCCAACGCCTTTTTCTCTGCACAATGAAGGGCTTGTTTTAGCTCTTCGAGTTGAGAGTCAGAGCTCTCTACGAGCTCACGAAGTTCTTTTCGGCGAGCTAGAATATGTTAAAACTTACATCTACaacaatatatatgtaaGAATTTACTTACCTGTCTGGATTTCCTGCAGGGCTCGCTGTAACCCGTCCACAGCGGATAATTGAGAATCGCGCTCATCGGATGTTCTTTCATAGGCATCTCTGAGGCTAGCAAGCTGCTCCTCAAGGTCTACGACTTTCTCACCTAGGGTTTCCCTGATGGACCGCTCTTCCATAGCAAGAACTTCCCAGTTGTGCATAGCCTCCTTAGCTTGCTCGAATTCAGATTGAAGATATGATTGTTGTTCGAAtagttcttccttctccttcagccaGTTCTGCTGTGACAAGTTCGTCCGGTCTCGTAATGTTAAGATCTCCTTCGACTTGTGTTCATTCGCTTCCGAGAGCTCTGCCAGCTCAGAGCACTTCCCCTGAAAATTATCTTTCAACGCCGCGTTCTgttcttccagctccccGATTTTTAATCTAGCTTGAGCAAGTTCCTCCTATCAAAATGTTAGCTACAGAGCAACGGTTCGGGTTTAATGTGAAGGGACGCACAGCGTCTTCCTTGAGTCGTTCACCTAGCTGCGACTTGATCGTATTGACACGTTCTAATAGTTTCTGGAATTGTGATTCTGCGTGTTCCTTTTTACCCTCGGCATCGTTCAGTTTGTGCTGTAGAGCTTCCATGTCCGCTCGATGTTTAGATTGTATTTCTTCTAATGACCTCCGCATGTCCGTCACCTCAGCACGTAGGGAGTCCCGATCCCGAACAAGAGCGTCAAACCGTTCTTTCGATTGGAGTGCATCGGGGGGTGATTTGGCCATACTGCAAAtgtcctccttttctccatATCGGGATACTGCTTGTTGCTGGTTACTGGAGTCATTTTTTATACCATCATTGGAAACGCTGCCATCTTCACTCATGCgggccttctgcttctctgTAACTGTCTCCTCGGTCGAATTGGGCACGACCTGGTCTCTGTTATCAGTAATCGCTGAGCACATTAATTAGGCGTAAGACCACCCACACTTGAAATAAGCAAGTCAGACGATCCCTCCTCCCATAGCTTTGCAGACGTGTCCTGCTTAGCTTCAATATTTTTGTCATTGCCTTCCCCGTTCTTTGCGGAgcccttgttcttcctcttggTTTTCGGGTTGCCGTCTGGTCAAGAGTGATTTGTAAGAACGGCACTCAGAGGAGTGTATGGGAGCTGCTCGCTAATCAGATGCGTACCTTCGtgcatttttcttttagatTTTTCGGGATATGTTACGTCTCTTTAGGTCGATGATGGCGGCCACTCGGGCGTGGTTACGAGATCAAGACCATAGCTGTCAACATCCTTTAGCGCGGCCGCAGTTATTCGCTAACTCCCGAAGTCCGAACCTTTCGCTTAGgtacatgtatgtacatacaacaACATACCCCAATTCATTGAGCTGCGAAAGCACCAGACTTAGCAGAAGCAAGAAAGTGTGTCTTTCAATTTCCGTATGAATTCGAGTTTGTGTCATCGGGTTCACTTCATGTCCAGAGATTTCCCCATTGGCTATTTACATCTAAGCGCCACGTAGTATGTTCCCAATACCGaaggttaaaaaaaaaagaacacaGAAAACTCGCCATGAAGGATATTGTTCAACCAGCTATGACCAACAGGATCGCtaataaatcaaaagaatatatacaACTGAAAAcgaaacaaaagagaaaggaaaggaaaaaagcaGCAGAACCTGCTTTGGTTTCTGATCAGAAACCAGGTAGAGCCGGTGATCAAAATGAGGATTCTCTCGGGCGTCCAGTACTATGCCTAAGCCGATGTAGAAGTGGAAAAGATTAGTTTAATATATCCACAGGATGGTTTCCCACGGAAGCTGGATTTTTGTGATCACATGAAGTCATCAAGGAAGTCAGGATCCCGATCTTGATTGCTGCTTGCCTGGATGTTTTCCTCGCTCATCAGATCATC
This Aspergillus flavus chromosome 1, complete sequence DNA region includes the following protein-coding sequences:
- a CDS encoding Septin-domain-containing protein, which gives rise to MATTATSTSTTPATVFPRSHVGFDSITSQIERKLLKRGFQFNVMCVGQTGLGKSTLINTIFASHLIDSKGRLTPNEPVRSTTEIQTVSHIIEENGVRLRLNIVDTPGYGDQVNNDRCWDPIVKYIKDQHSAYLRKELTAQRDRYIQDTRIHCCLFFIQPSGHALKPIDIVVLKKLSDVVNVVPVIAKADSLTLEERQTFKERIKEEFAFHNLKMYPYDNDELDDEERAVNAQIKDIIPFAVVGSERTIVVNGQQVRGRQNRWGVINVEDENHCEFVYLRNFLTRTHLQDLIETTSQIHYETFRAKQLLALKESSAAGGHSGGSRPISPSADRELSRNSQRMTMNGY
- a CDS encoding guanylate kinase gives rise to the protein MQGFSKSRITLHIYSGRFQLFTRRSVLTMSTTAGSLQKFRPVVVSGPSGAGKSTLLKRLFADYPDTFGFSVSHTTRAPRPGEQHGREYYFTTKADFLDLVSKNGFIEHAQFGGNHYGTSVQAVKDIAKKGRICILDIEMEGVKQVKRTDLNARFMFLAPPSVEELERRLRGRGTESEESLSKRLAQAKNELEYAKEPGAHNKIVVNDDLEKAYTELRDWIVDDGRFGAEQ
- a CDS encoding putative Golgi matrix protein encodes the protein MHEDGNPKTKRKNKGSAKNGEGNDKNIEAKQDTSAKLWEEGSSDLLISSVVPNSTEETVTEKQKARMSEDGSVSNDGIKNDSSNQQQAVSRYGEKEDICSMAKSPPDALQSKERFDALVRDRDSLRAEVTDMRRSLEEIQSKHRADMEALQHKLNDAEGKKEHAESQFQKLLERVNTIKSQLGERLKEDAEELAQARLKIGELEEQNAALKDNFQGKCSELAELSEANEHKSKEILTLRDRTNLSQQNWLKEKEELFEQQSYLQSEFEQAKEAMHNWEVLAMEERSIRETLGEKVVDLEEQLASLRDAYERTSDERDSQLSAVDGLQRALQEIQTARRKELRELVESSDSQLEELKQALHCAEKKALDADKALGSAQKELERVRPFEKEVKEKNLLIGKLRHEAVTLNDHLTKALRFLKKGKPEDNVDRHIVTNHFLHFLALDRSDPKKFQILQLIAALLGWTDEQREQAGLARPGTSSTSNKLRVPSTPIHRTPSTPTLATEFLDNGNSNKESLAELWSNFLEQESQATQEYTQPKP